The following coding sequences lie in one Loxodonta africana isolate mLoxAfr1 chromosome X, mLoxAfr1.hap2, whole genome shotgun sequence genomic window:
- the LOC100670354 gene encoding melanoma-associated antigen B4-like, which translates to MPRGQKSKQRAREKHQHVQGETQGLKGAQATAVEEEEFPSSSTVLGDTPQSSPIASILQEPQRVPATTTLAAAATLCEEPDESAKSQDEESPSPSQATPSTVSSRKDPLARKTNKLVQFLIEKFKKKEPIMKADMVKVINKKYEEQFPEILKRTTKHMELVFGLGLKETDPSDNSYDLISKLDSTQGGSLCSGGGLPKTGLLMTLLGLIFLKGNRLTEKAIWEYLNVLGIYAARRHLIFGEPRKSITRDLVQEKYLEYQQVPNSDPPCYEFLWGPRAQAEATKMKALEFLAKMNDTVPSSFPALYEEALRDEEERAGAIVAATAGPTATASASSRAKSSSFSRI; encoded by the coding sequence ATGCCTCGTGGTCAGAAGAGTAAGCAACGTGCCCGTGAGAAACATCAGCATGTCCAAGGTGAAACCCAGGGTCTCAAGGGTGCTCAGGCCACTGCAGTAGAGGAGGAAGAGTTTCCCTCTTCCTCTACTGTTTTGGGGGATACTCCTCAGAGCTCCCCTATTGCTAGCATTTTGCAGGAGCCTCAGAGagtcccagctaccaccactctTGCTGCAGCAGCTACTTTATGTGAAGAGCCTGATGAAAGTGCCAAGAGCCAAGATGAGGAAAGTCCAAGCCCCTCCCAGGCAACACCTTCCACTGTGAGCTCACGTAAAGATCCTCTGGCAAGGAAGACGAACAAGTTGGTGCAGTTCTTGATTGAGAAGTTTAAAAAGAAAGAGCCCATTATGAAGGCAGACATGGTGAAGGTTATCAACAAAAAGTATGAGGAGCAATTCCCTGAGATCCTGAAGAGAACCACTAAGCACATGGAGCTGGTCTTTGGCCTTGGTTTGAAGGAAACCGACCCCAGTGATAACTCCTATGACCTCATCAGCAAGCTAGATAGTACCCAAGGAGGAAGTCTGTGTAGTGGTGGGGGTTTGCCCAAGACAGGTCTCCTGATGACCCTCCTAGGCTTGATCTTCTTGAAGGGCAACCGGCTTACTGAGAAAGCGATCTGGGAATACCTGAATGTGTTGGGGATCTATGCTGCGAGGAGGCACTTAATCTTTGGTGAGCCCAGGAAGTCCATCACCAGAGATTTGGTGCAGGAAAAGTACCTGGAGTACCAGCAGGTGCCCAACAGTGATCCTCCGTGCTATGAATTCCTGTGGGGTCCCAGAGCCCAAGCTGAAGCCACCAAGATGAAAGCCCTGGAGTTTTTGGCCAAGATGAATGATACAGTTCCCAGTTCCTTCCCAGCTCTATATGAAGAGGCTTTGAGAGATGAGGAAGAGAGAGCCGGAGCCATAGTTGCAGCCACGGCTGGTCCTACTGCTACAGCCAGTGCATCTTCCAGGGCCAAGTCTAGTAGCTTCTCTCGCATCTAG